GAGTAATGTAGCGGACACCACGGTCAAAAAAGTGTTGTAGATTTTTTAAATCACCTTCAATAGGCGAGCCATTTTCCATTCCCATCGCAATAGATAGCTTACCTTGTTTAAATTGCGCTTCAATGTCCGTAGTTGAACTAGCAATTGCAAACTTATCGGGTGCACGCTGAGCAATAGCTTCCATGCCATCAATGAGTTGATTGGCCAACTGATAGCTTTTACCTTTACCTTCAAATTCTAAATGTGCAGGAATATAAATCGACATAAACGGTGCATTTAAACCGCCTTTTACTGCGCGAGGATAATCAAAATCACCGCCGTCAGTTGCTTTAGTCACATCATCCCATTTATTGTATATTCGATAAGGGACGTCAATATGGGTGTCAATTAATATAGTTTCTTTGGTAAGTTTGATTGCTTTGTCTGATGCGCTAGTAGCTTGCTCTGCAAAGGCTTGGGGTGTTAAAACTAGTGATACGGCTACCACTAGAGTGCTGAGTTTTATCATGTTTTGGCTCTTAGGGTAAAAGGCCATTGTGTACGTTCAGTTCAAAAGTTACAAGTGCTAATCAAATGACTGTGCTTGGTGCTCTTCACTTTGCAACGCTTTAAATTCGCCCTTCGAAATAATGGTTACAGACTCATGTAGCTCTGAAAAAAACACCATAGCCTCGCCATTTTTAAGCTGTAGCTTAACTTGGTTAACTTTAGATTCAATACTTGCTTCTACTTCGCCATAATCAGTGCCTTCGCGCAGTACATAGCTTTCTATTAAGTTGTAAAGAGTATCTTTATCGAGTTGCTCAAAAGGGATGATCATAATTGCTCATTATTTACTTTATTTAGAACATGTTGCCCAAAATAGTTGGGTACGGCTTTCTCTAACCAAAATATTGGCTTAAATGGGTTTTTACCACTAATAAAACCAACGTGTCCGCCTTTTTCAGAGATGCGCAGCGTAACATGCCCACTCACATCTTGCCTACTTGGCACGGCTTTAATTGACAGCATAGGATCGTCTTTGGCATGAATAATTAATGTTGGAACTGCAATATGCTTTAAATATGGCATTGCACTGGCTTGACGATAGTAATCGTGTGCGTTTTCAAAACCGTGTAAAGGAGCTGTTAGTTGATTGTCAAATTCTAATAAGTCATCGATTTTCATTAACTGTTTAGGGGTTAACGAAATCTGCTGCTTAATTTGTGGCAGTTTACGCTGCATCGATTTTTTCATACGATCGAGCAGATATTTTTGATAAATTTTACCTAAGCTTTTGCGAATTACATCACTCGATGAAGATAAATCATAAGGAGCCGATATTACTGCAGCAGCGTTGAGTGGGCATGCCAATGCTTGTTCACCCAAATACTTAGCAAGTACATTACCACCAAGTGAAAACCCCACAGCAACCATTAGTCTATTTGGGTATTGCTGTTTTAGGTGATTAATGAAAAAAGCTAAATCGGCGGTGTCGCCACTGTGATATGCGCGAGGCAAGCGATTAACTTCGGTTGAGCAATTTCTAAAGTGCATCAGCACTACTGCATAACCTTGTTTTTTTAACGCTTTCATCATGCCCTTGGCATAAAAGCTATTTATATTGCCTTCAAGGCCATGAAGTACAATGGCAAGTGGCGCTGTCTCGTTGTGTGGAAGTGACCAAGCGAGTTCAATAAAATCACCATCGGGTGTATCAAGTTGTTCAAGTTCGTAGCGTGTATGTTGAAAAGGGCGGAAAAAACGCGGCATTATGGTTTGAACGTGACGATTAGTCATCCACCATGCTGGTTTGAACTTATGGATCATATTGGTACTACACACTTAACAATAAACGAAGCGCTAGTGTATCAAATTTTTAGCGGTTAAAAATAAAAAGCGCCTAATCAGTAATAGATTAGGCGCTTTGTGCGTCGTGCTTAATTTTGGTCAGGAATTTCTGCGTCATTTATCTTTTTAAGAAAGAAAAAAGCGAAAAAGATACAAAGAGAAACAACAATAGCTAAAAATCCAAAAGACAAAAATAAAACTGGATCTGTAAAAAAGTCTCTAAAGAATACGTTCATGAGTTGTTCCCCTCGTTGTTGATGGGTTAATCATAAGCGCTGTTTGTATGGTGTAACGTGATCGAGATCAAGTTATTTTATTAAGCGGATGTGGGAGCGAAGTAAAGTTGATTTAGATCATGTTTAAACCACGTTAGGAAGTGAAAAGCCATCTAGTGAATATAATAGGTCAGAACCACCCGCTTTAATATACGAGTGGTTATTGCTTTATCGGCGTATTACTCTAATGTAAAAAAATATTAATTAAATAGACCATTGTGTAAATCAATTTTAATTATTTCACCTTCACTACATATTTTATCATCGCCATATTTACAAGCAGTCAACTGAGTACGAGAAAAAGATAAAACCTTATAATGCGATGTAATTTTATCTGCAATAATTGATAGCACATCATTAACAATACTATAGTGCGCTAATATACTATTATCACTAAAACTTCGGACAGTATAATTAGTTACTCCATCTGGCTGTTGTTGAACCATAAACCTTAATTTCTTATAGTTCTTTCCATCATTAAACGTTAAAGTTGAAAAATCTAACCAACTATGTGAAAACTGTTCGATCCCATGTTGGGGGTTAAATTCAACCACGCCTACTGATGCATTATTTAGTCTCAAGGGGCTCATTGGTTCAAACTCTGAAACTACCCCATTTTCCATATAGAGAGTGTTGCCCTCTCGTGCAATAAGGCGGTGTGTGAATTTACAAGCCAAGTAGCATGTATCATCTGGACAATCTATCACAGAGCCTTGCTCTGGGTGAGTGAGCTTAAACCTGAGAAAAGTCCCATCATCAGTCAACTCCCAGCGAGAACCTGGATGCACAATATTTGGTATTGTGATGTTATCGGCATAATGGTCATACTGATGGGCACCTAAATGCCAGCTTCCTACAATAGCATCTAAATTGAATACAGTTTCTTGCTGCTCAATAAACATGCCTCTACGCGTATGTAATTGTGTGTTATTGCTATTTTTAACGTCAGCAACAAATTCAATACCAACATTTCCTACTTTGTCAATCTTCCAGAATGTATACTTTTGCTTCTTACCATTTATATGTGTTTTTATAATTAGTTTATTATCTTTCAGATGCCACTTGAAAGGAGCTTTATCCCCATTGAAAAATATAAATTCTCCATGTTTTTTACTGATAAAGTGGGCGCTGGCTGATGCAACATCAGAAAAATAGGGTTGCTCTGAGTAAGTTAGTAATTCAATCCCATCAATAGTCCATTTTTTACCAGTTAAATCGAGATCCCACCTTTTTAGCTTCTGCTTTTCTAACATAGCTACATTTGAACGTTCAGTAAACGCTTCGATAATTTCATTTGAGTTCTCATCAATAGCATTATAATGTCTAACACTTTGATAAAGTTTATCGTTTAGATGTATTAATTGAAGTTGAGTTAATTCTACTCTAATGACGGAGTTAGGGGCTGTCTCAAATCGAGATACAATCATAGGTTGATTGGGTTTTATAATGACGCCATTTGCAGCTCGCTTCCATTTTATAGATGACTTAGTTTTCTGCTTTAAAAAACCTTTGCTGTTTTTTTTCAAATCGAGCTGTGCGGAGATATGCCTATTGTCAATGTCTACTATTATATATTTAGTTGAAAATATAATATCTGTTGCATGTGTAGATGCTTCTACATTAAAAGTTAAAATAGCCTGAAATACCATAGCTACTAACGCATACGTAATAAAACCCCTATTTTCATTCATCACATTCCCTTAATTAATTATTCTCTGCACAGATACTATGCGTTAAGATTTATAAAAATTCAATGTAGTGATAATAAATAAAATAAAAAGTAACTATTCAGCCACACCTTCAATAAATATATCAGGTAGCTGATTTTTGAAGAGTAGCTCAAGTGCCAAGCTTGCAGATACATCTTGTTTTCTGCAAGTCGAGAGATAGCTTCTGATCAAACAAAACATCTCTGCTCCTTGCATGCTCCTGAAGCACCCTGATATCTTTTGATGAACCTTGGTCACCTTAATGCCATTCTCACCTTGGTTATTTGTAAAAGGCACCGCAATTTCCGTCATGAAGCGTAGGCATCATTTTGATAATCTCTTAACCGCTCTAGCTACGCCCTAGACTTTGTTCGCTTTACCTCTCTCGCTGGCATTTTACACGGCTGTTTTCATCTGGTGGAGGGCATTTAACGTTACCCTGAGCTAATATGTGTTGATACGTTTGTATATAGTGCGCTTTGTGTCTGCATCTAGCTCGGGGTTATCTATTTGATGTTGATTTCTTTCAGGAGAGTTTGCAACTTCTTTGCCCATTGCAAACCATCTTGCTCCCATGCCCTTTCCAGTTCTCGAATATGATGAGCATTACACAAGGCATGTTCAGGGTAATCGCATGCTTTGATAGATTTTAAACCAAAAATTATTTATGTTCTAAATTCATCAACTATTGCTGCTCTTTATCTTTAATTATTCGCTTGCGTGTAACTTCAATTAGCGTTTGTATCCCTTGCCAAGCATTACCTTCTTCAATCCATTCGCTCATTCTTAGTTGGCGATAGTAACGACTTTCTATACGACCATGTCCGCTATCTATTTCTTCGTGAATTGAATACGATCGGGAGTATCTCGTGTCACTTTATGGAAATAAGCCGCTATTTCTTCTTTTAGCTTTTTATGATTATTTTGACGCATAATATATAACCGCCACCGTTTTTGAGGATTTTAGTCACAATTTTTTTGTGTGTTCATCGCATCAGCACTGACTATAGCGCCTGATATATTTAGCGTCTCTAGCATGTCTAATACACGACTATTTTCATTCTTTTTACCTTTACTGCGAGCTTGTGCCAATACTAGACCATTAGATTTACTCCAAGCCGTAATACTATACAAAGTGCTATGTCGTTCACCATCAAAAGAATGCCGTAGCGTTTTACCATCAATGGTTATTTGTTCTTTTCCATTATCTCAGCCTAACTTCACTGACCCAATTGATGAGCGCTTGATTAAACTGATCGGGTGAAATCGCTCGAATAATCCGAGCTATGGTGTCATCAACGGGAATACCTTGCTTAAAAGGCCTGTGCAGCCTTAACCAATCGAGTTTATCATGACCAAAATATTCAATGTCCTGCCACCCCTTAGCGCCTGAAATCACGGCACTAAAGGCAAGAAATAAAATATCAATGAAATCATATTTAACATTAATACCTTTACGAGGGTCTTCAATAATAGAAACGTGATCAATAAATGACATAGCAAGCTCCTGCTTTAAGAAGACTATTAGATCACGTTATTGCTTAAAGTACGATTTTGCCCTGGTGAATTTGTATCATACATAGAGATGTTTGTTGTCGTAAAAGCTGCAAAAATTGACCCTCCAGTAAAAATTATCAGGTGCATATAGATATTCACCACGGTAGGTCGTCATTTATGGCGAAAATTTGAGTTTTTTTGAATTAGTACACTAAAGCACGACTGACATAAGTCGTTATGGCTAAACACTATCAAGCCGGTTATAGCTAGGCGTTACGGCCTATATGTATTCTTAA
This sequence is a window from Pseudoalteromonas aliena SW19. Protein-coding genes within it:
- a CDS encoding ISAs1 family transposase produces the protein MSFIDHVSIIEDPRKGINVKYDFIDILFLAFSAVISGAKGWQDIEYFGHDKLDWLRLHRPFKQGIPVDDTIARIIRAISPDQFNQALINWVSEVRLR
- a CDS encoding hydrolase, which codes for MIHKFKPAWWMTNRHVQTIMPRFFRPFQHTRYELEQLDTPDGDFIELAWSLPHNETAPLAIVLHGLEGNINSFYAKGMMKALKKQGYAVVLMHFRNCSTEVNRLPRAYHSGDTADLAFFINHLKQQYPNRLMVAVGFSLGGNVLAKYLGEQALACPLNAAAVISAPYDLSSSSDVIRKSLGKIYQKYLLDRMKKSMQRKLPQIKQQISLTPKQLMKIDDLLEFDNQLTAPLHGFENAHDYYRQASAMPYLKHIAVPTLIIHAKDDPMLSIKAVPSRQDVSGHVTLRISEKGGHVGFISGKNPFKPIFWLEKAVPNYFGQHVLNKVNNEQL
- a CDS encoding YheU family protein — its product is MIIPFEQLDKDTLYNLIESYVLREGTDYGEVEASIESKVNQVKLQLKNGEAMVFFSELHESVTIISKGEFKALQSEEHQAQSFD
- a CDS encoding ISAs1 family transposase; the protein is MTIDGKTLRHSFDGERHSTLYSITAWSKSNGLVLAQARSKGKKNENSRVLDMLETLNISGAIVSADAMNTQKNCD